Genomic window (Salvelinus fontinalis isolate EN_2023a chromosome 3, ASM2944872v1, whole genome shotgun sequence):
AGAGTGTATAGTGTAAACCGTCTATAAATAGACCATCTTTGACTGTAATCAGTGAACTTTGACCTAAATCACAGCTGGTGTGacacacacaaagatacacaGTAGTTATAAACTACTGCTTGAGAAAAAGGGATTTCAATTGATATGAGAATAAATGTGTGAATCTATTTAAATGAATGTGAACGGGTCATTTtctacaatatacattgtaatgaGATGATTTTGAATAAAACATACATTTTGAATATGAGAAACTTTAATAAATACATTGGAACAGAAATCAAGTTAAAGAagctaattctctctttctcttcattaaTCCTGTTCTAGGGGTACATATCTGCCAATAGCGTCCCACACCTGGGAACTATAACACAAGCATAATCAATGAACTACAGTATATTCTGATTGGTCAATCTCAGTGCAATCTTAAAGCGAATAGAGAATAAAGCGTGGGAAATAGATGGGTTGATTTAATGTATGCTTTCTTTGATCACTAATGCAGAAATGTTGACTTATTCCCTTTTATCAACAGTTTATAATTTATAACAAATTCACATTCTGAATGAACGCTTCATAATGAGTCTACTTTGACAGTTTATACCAGTTTATACCAGTTACCCGCTTGTAAAACCACTTTACTCATCTCTTTCTACTTTCACAAACGTTTTAACTATAAGGTGTGGTATCGGTTTGTGGTTAAACATGGTCGTACTTTTTCCCGCTTTTTATCGGAAACAATTTACtgtagggctctattcaatctgtgtcgctgaagcgttacagattgcgAGACAGAAATGTAAAGAattatttttaataaaaaaattacTTTATTCTAAATAATTGTGTAAAAAGTGACTTAGGGTTAGGGTCCCTGCtgtaggtacagtgtaataaTGAGTAATTACAATAGTGTTGCACTGTAGACCTACTTACAGGAGCACTGTAATACATTTTGTCCACGGTTATTTCCCCATTCGTCCTGTAAGATGAACCCTTTTGACTCTCTTTGGCCCAGTCTACAGAATGGCACAGCATTGCCTCTCCCGCCGAGGCATATGGGAGTCTCTGCTCTCGGGTATACTGACAGACACATGATTTATTTTGTTCCCACGAGGCATTGAGTCATGTGGCATGTCAATTACAGACTCCCTTGATGGTGTTGGCCTGGGACTCACAGCAGAGGGCCTCTTGATGTTGACCCAGTCAGGTTGGCTAACAGCTGGTTGACAAACGGTGGTGTGGCTTCGAGCTGGAGTCTCTTGCCGCTTGACTGCTTTGACAAACATAATGGTTCTGTGGTACCCAGCTTGCTTAAGCAGCTCCTCCAGTTCCAGATTACGGATGAGCCTGACCAAACCCCTACTGATCCGATAGGTGTTCTGGCGATCAAAGGTCCTCACATCCTTGTGTTGGGTCACATAGACTTTATCCAACACCAAGTCGGGGTGAAGACTGATGATGATACGGTCCATATTGTTGTCATCATGGTGTTTTTTGTAGTTCTGCCTAACGTACAGTGGCAGGTCACCTGCCCCTGGCTTATTCAGGTTGCCCACTTCATAGTATGGAATGTTCTGGTTGGGGAGCAGTTGATAACGGTTACCGTCACACTCGAGTCGGTTATCGAAGTGATGGAAGCCGAACAGCTCCTCTTGGGGGTTGTACTGCGCCCGCAGGTCACCATTGTTGTCGAATATGACGTAG
Coding sequences:
- the LOC129838500 gene encoding uncharacterized protein LOC129838500 yields the protein MANIKTLNEIGHLNSSGFGRPWPRHGLYLLHWFSHNYVIFDNNGDLRAQYNPQEELFGFHHFDNRLECDGNRYQLLPNQNIPYYEVGNLNKPGAGDLPLYVRQNYKKHHDDNNMDRIIISLHPDLVLDKVYVTQHKDVRTFDRQNTYRISRGLVRLIRNLELEELLKQAGYHRTIMFVKAVKRQETPARSHTTVCQPAVSQPDWVNIKRPSAVSPRPTPSRESVIDMPHDSMPRGNKINHVSVSIPESRDSHMPRRERQCCAIL